CCGCCTCAAGTCCACTCCAATCCCTTGGCGGGAAGCGCGAGGGGCGGAAGGAGCCCCTCGCAAGGCCCCCCCACTCCGCCTCAGCTGTCCTTCGGCTTGTGCGTGTCGCTGATCGGCTGGACGCCGGCGGGCGGCTGGTCCTGCTGCTGCTGGGGCTGCTGCTCCTGCTGCGGCTGGGGCTGCTGGTTCTGCTGGGGCTGCGGCTCGGGGCGGCGCGGGCCGGCCTTGACGTCGTTGTAGACGGCCTCGGCGACGCGCAGCAGGTCCTCCTTGGACATCCGGCCGGCCAGCGCGTAGGCCAGCGGGCCCTCCACCCAGTAGATGGTCGCCACGTCGCCGTTCTGCGAGAAGCCGAACTTCGCCGGGTTGCCGGAGCGCGGGGCGCCGACGAACAGGGTGACGCGCTTGTTCGCCTCGTTCACGTACATGTACTGGGCGCCGGCCCCCAGCTCGGTGGGCAGCGACCGGCCGCCGATCAGCCGCAGCCCGACCTTGTCGAGGTCCGGGCCGAAGACGTCGCGGCCGACGCGCTTGGACAGCCAGCTGTTCAGCTCGTCTTGGTTGTCAGCGCCGAGCTCGACCTGGAAGCGCTCGTCGGAGGTGTAGAAGCGGTGGGCCTGGGTGGCCTCCTCGGCGAAGGTCTGGAGCGTCTGGCGCTGCTGGACGACCGGCGACTGGTCCACCGCGCCACGCCCCAGCCAGCCGCCACTGGCGCCGGCCACGATCAGCATCACCGCCGCGGCCATGCGCACCCAGGAACGGGCGTGCCAGGGGGCGGCGTTGTCGTTGCCGGGCATGCGCCCGCGCAGCCTGCCTGTCAGCTCCTCGACCGGGCCGCTGGCCGGCTCGCGCAGCACGGGGTCGAAGAGTTCGTGCAGCAGCGCGGCCTGGGCGCGGTAGTCCTCGGCCCGGCGGGCGGCATCGGGGTCGTCGGCCAGCCATCGCTCCACGAAG
The window above is part of the Azospirillum sp. TSH58 genome. Proteins encoded here:
- a CDS encoding anti-sigma factor, which gives rise to MNAHCVTDDELHAYVDGHLAPERRLFVERWLADDPDAARRAEDYRAQAALLHELFDPVLREPASGPVEELTGRLRGRMPGNDNAAPWHARSWVRMAAAVMLIVAGASGGWLGRGAVDQSPVVQQRQTLQTFAEEATQAHRFYTSDERFQVELGADNQDELNSWLSKRVGRDVFGPDLDKVGLRLIGGRSLPTELGAGAQYMYVNEANKRVTLFVGAPRSGNPAKFGFSQNGDVATIYWVEGPLAYALAGRMSKEDLLRVAEAVYNDVKAGPRRPEPQPQQNQQPQPQQEQQPQQQQDQPPAGVQPISDTHKPKDS